The following coding sequences are from one Humulus lupulus chromosome X, drHumLupu1.1, whole genome shotgun sequence window:
- the LOC133807318 gene encoding nitrate reductase [NADH]-like, which translates to MAASVENRQFTHLEPARNGVVRSFKSGPPSHRSDSPVRGYNMHSNFPKKHVAMDDSSSDEEDDNETQNEYRDLIVRGKNELEPSITDPRDDGTSDSWINRNPSMVRLTGKHPFNSEPPLTRLMHYGFITPVPLHYVRNHGTVPKANWADWSVEVTGLVKRPTRFTMDQLVNEFPCREFAASLVCAGNRRKEQNLVKQTIGFNWGAAGISTSVWRGVPLRALLKRCGIMTRKNGALNVCFEGAEDLPGGGGSKYGTSIKKEMAMDPSRDIILAYMQNGDLLAPDHGFPVRMIIPGFIGGRMVKWLKRIIVTTPESDNHYHFKDNRVLPSHVDAELANAESWWYKPEHIINELNINSVITTPCHEEILPINSWSTQRPYTLKGYSYSGGGKKVTRVEVTMDGGETWHVCTLDHPEKPNKYGKYWCWCFWSLEVEVLNLLVAKEIAVRAWDESHNTQPEKLIWNVMGMMNNCWFRVKTSVCKPHKGEIGIVFEHPTQPGNQSGGWMAKERHLESTETNATLKKSVSSPFMNTASKTYSLSEVKKHNSAQSCWIIVHGHIYDCTRFVKDHPGGADSILINAGTDCTEEFEAIHSDKAKKMLEDYRIGELITSGYASDGSSPNNSVHGSSNALSHLAPIKEAPTMMTRAVALVPREKIPCKLVEKTSISHDVRVFKFALPSEDQVLGLPVGKHIFLCATIDEKLCMRAYTPTSSVDEVGFFELVVKVYFKNVHPRFPNGGMMSQYLDSLSVGAMLDVKGPLGHIEYLGRGQFSVHGKPKFAKKLAMLAGGTGITPIYQVVQAILKDPEDDTEMFVVYANRTEDDILLKEELDSWARKCDRFKVWYVVESAKEGWEYSTGFITEGILREHIPEGSSDTLALTCGPPPMIQFAVQPNLEKMNYDKDALLIF; encoded by the exons ATGGCGGCGTCAGTGGAAAATCGCCAGTTTACTCACCTCGAACCCGCCAGGAACGGCGTCGTTCGCTCGTTCAAGTCTGGACCTCCTAGCCACCGGTCCGACTCCCCGGTCCGCGGGTACAACATGCATTCCAATTTTCCAAAGAAACACGTGGCAATGGACGATTCGTCCAGCGATGAGGAGGACGATAACGAGACCCAAAACGAGTACCGGGATTTGATCGTTAGGGGCAAGAACGAGTTGGAGCCGTCGATCACTGATCCCAGAGACGACGGCACGTCTGACAGCTGGATCAATCGCAACCCCAGCATGGTCCGTCTCACAGGGAAGCACCCTTTCAACTCGGAACCACCCTTGACCCGACTCATGCACTACGGGTTCATCACCCCTGTCCCACTCCACTACGTCCGTAACCAcgggaccgtgcccaaggccaaCTGGGCGGACTGGTCTGTCGAGGTTACAGGGTTGGTTAAGAGGCCGACCCGGTTCACAATGGACCAGCTGGTCAACGAGTTCCCATGCCGGGAATTCGCTGCCTCCCTTGTCTGTGCCGGGAACCGCCGAAAGGAGCAGAACCTGGTGAAGCAGACAATTGGGTTCAACTGGGGCGCGGCCGGTATCTCGACCTCGGTGTGGCGGGGCGTGCCACTACGCGCTTTGTTGAAGCGGTGTGGGATCATGACCAGGAAGAATGGGGCCCTAAACGTGTGCTTTGAGGGGGCGGAGGACCTCCCCGGCGGTGGTGGCTCCAAGTACGGTACGAGTATAAAGAAAGAGATGGCCATGGATCCTTCTAGAGATATCATCCTGGCGTACATGCAGAACGGTGATCTTTTGGCTCCGGACCACGGTTTTCCCGTGAGGATGATTATACCGGGCTTTATTGGGGGCCGCATGGTAAAATGGCTCAAGAGGATTATTGTTACTACCCCAGAATCTGACAACCACTACCATTTCAAGGATAACAGAGTTCTTCCTTCTCACGTTGATGCTGAGCTCGCTAACGCAGAAT CATGGTGGTACAAGCCGGAACATATAATAAACGAGTTGAACATAAACTCGGTGATAACAACGCCGTGCCACGAGGAGATCTTGCCCATTAACTCGTGGAGCACTCAGAGACCTTACACGTTAAAGGGATATTCGTATTCGG GAGGAGGAAAAAAAGTGACACGTGTGGAGGTTACAATGGACGGAGGAGAGACGTGGCACGTGTGCACGTTGGACCATCCTGAGAAGCCTAACAAGTACGGAAAATACTGGTGTTGGTGTTTCTGGTCTTTGGAAGTGGAAGTTCTCAACCTTTTGGTGGCCAAGGAGATAGCCGTTCGAGCCTGGGACGAGTCCCACAATACCCAACCTGAGAAGCTCATTTGGAATGTCATG GGAATGATGAACAACTGCTGGTTCCGAGTGAAAACCAGTGTGTGCAAGCCCCACAAAGGTGAAATTGGAATTGTATTTGAGCACCCGACCCAACCCGGAAACCAATCGGGTGGGTGGATGGCCAAAGAGCGCCATTTGGAGTCTACCGAAACAAACGCCACACTGAAAAAGAGTGTGTCATCACCATTCATGAACACCGCTTCAAAGACCTACTCCTTATCCGAGGTTAAGAAGCACAACTCAGCCCAATCGTGCTGGATCATTGTCCATGGCCACATCTACGACTGCACACGCTTTGTCAAAGATCACCCCGGTGGCGCAGACAGCATTCTCATCAACGCAGGTACAGACTGTACGGAGGAGTTCGAGGCCATCCACTCCGATAAGGCCAAGAAAATGCTGGAGGACTACCGTATCGGCGAACTTATCACGTCCGGTTATGCTTCCGATGGCTCGTCGCCGAACAACTCGGTCCATGGCTCGTCTAATGCACTCTCCCACTTGGCGCCTATCAAAGAGGCGCCGACAATGATGACACGTGCCGTGGCATTGGTACCTAGGGAGAAAATCCCATGCAAACTCGTCGAAAAGACATCTATCTCCCATGACGTGAGAGTTTTCAAGTTCGCTCTTCCTTCTGAGGACCAGGTATTGGGCCTACCGGTTGGGAAGCACATCTTTTTATGTGCCACCATTGATGAGAAGCTCTGCATGAGAGCCTATACCCCGACCAGCTCCGTCGACGAAGTGGGCTTCTTCGAGCTCGTGGTGAAGGTCTACTTCAAGAATGTTCATCCTAGATTCCCCAACGGTGGGATGATGTCTCAGTATTTGGACTCCTTGAGTGTGGGCGCGATGTTGGACGTGAAAGGCCCACTGGGCCACATTGAGTATTTGGGCCGAGGTCAGTTTTCAGTCCATGGCAAACCCAAGTTTGCTAAGAAGCTTGCCATGCTGGCCGGTGGGACCGGGATCACGCCAATTTATCAGGTGGTCCAGGCCATCCTTAAGGACCCAGAAGACGACACTGAGATGTTTGTCGTTTATGCGAACCGGACGGAGGACGATATACTGCTGAAAGAGGAACTGGACAGTTGGGCCCGAAAGTGTGACAGGTTCAAAGTGTGGTATGTGGTCGAGAGTGCTAAGGAAGGGTGGGAATACAGTACGGGCTTCATCACGGAGGGTATCCTGAGGGAGCACATTCCTGAAGGGTCCAGTGACACGCTGGCATTGACTTGTGGGCCCCCTCCTATGATCCAGTTTGCTGTGCAGCCTAATCTGGAGAAGATGAATTATGATAAGGATGCATTGTTgatcttttag